One genomic region from Apteryx mantelli isolate bAptMan1 chromosome 7, bAptMan1.hap1, whole genome shotgun sequence encodes:
- the CASP7 gene encoding caspase-7: protein MSGDQQVDCSTQNRDDEDHGDVVDAKPDRSSRFSLLVKKKKNGEEEQPKPTLSNQYRIVTPTFQYNMDYKKVGKCIIINNKNFEKKTGMGTRNGTDKDAGDLAKSFRNLGFDVCTYNDRSCDDMEKLLKQAAEEDHSDAACFACILLSHGEEGLIYGTDGPMAIKSLTALFRGDKCKSLIGKPKLFFIQACRGSEFDEGIQTDSGPANDTLETDANPRYKIPVEADFLFAYSTVPGYYSWRNPGRGSWFVQSLCSVLNEHGKQLEIMQILTRVNYVVATNFESQSDDPRFSEKKQIPCVVSMLTKELYFGKYILMQPMA from the exons ATGTCAGGAGACCAGCAGGTTGATTGCTCCACTCAAAACAGAGATGATGAAGATCATGGTGATGTAGTTGATGCAAAACCAGACAGAAGTAGCAGATTCTCACTTCTTGTAAA aaaaaagaagaatggaGAAGAAGAGCAGCCAAAGCCCACTCTCAGTAATCAGTACCGAATTGTTACACCCACATTCCAGTATAATATGGACTACAAGAAAGTTGGCAAATGTATTATTATAAACAACaaaaattttgagaaaaaaacag GAATGGGCACACGCAATGGCACTGATAAAGATGCTGGAGATCTAGCTAAGAGTTTTAGAAACTTAGGTTTTGATGTTTGCACATACAATGATCGAAGCTGTGATGATATGGAAAAGTTACTGAAGCAAG CTGCTGAGGAGGATCACAGTGATGCTGCTTGTTTTGCCTGTATCCTTCTAAGCCATGGGGAAGAAGGCCTTATCTATGGCACGGATGGACCTATGGCAATCAAGAGTCTGACTGCACTCTTCAGAGGAGACAAATGTAAAAGCCTTATAGGCAAAcccaaattatttttcattcag GCATGCCGAGGCTCTGAATTTGATGAAGGGATACAGACTGACTCTGGACCTGCAAATGACACTCTGGAAACAGATGCCAATCCTAGATACAAAATCCCAGTAGAAGCAGATTTTCTGTTTGCATATTCCACAGtgccag GTTATTATTCCTGGAGGAATCCTGGAAGAGGCTCTTGGTTTGTGCAGTCTCTGTGCTCTGTACTAAATGAGCATGGAAAACAACTTGAGATCATGCAGATCCTCACACGGGTCAACTACGTGGTGGCCACAAATTTTGAATCACAGTCTGATGATCCACGCTTCAGTGAGAAGAAGCAGATTCCCTGCGTAGTGTCTATGCTCACTAAGGAACTTTATTtcggaaaatatattttaatgcagCCAATGGCATGA